One genomic window of Monodelphis domestica isolate mMonDom1 chromosome 1, mMonDom1.pri, whole genome shotgun sequence includes the following:
- the LOC100028930 gene encoding olfactory receptor 4K2: MDIGNKSTVSEFVLLGLSSSWDLQLFFFMVFSLFYVATMVGNCLIVITVIADSHLHSPMYFLLTNLSLIDMSLASFATPKMITDYLTGHKTISFDGCISQIFFLHLFTGTEIILLMAMSFDRYIAICKPLRYATIINPRVCLMLVVTSWVVGVMHSMSQVIFALHLRFCGPNEVDSFFCDLPVVFQLACVDTYVLGLFMISTSGIIALSCFILLFNSYVIVLVTIKHHSSGGSSKALSTCTAHFIVVFMFFGPCIFIYMWPLSSFLVDKVLSVFYTIFTPILNPIIYTLRNQEVKTAMRKLKNRYLNSDKISQSPHYS; this comes from the coding sequence ATGGATATAGGCAATAAATCCACTGTGTCTGAATTTGTGTTGTTGGGACTCTCCAGTTCCTGGGACCTCCAGCTATTCTTCTTCATggtgttttctttgttttatgtgGCAACAATGGTGGGCAACTGCCTCATAGTCATCACAGTCATTGCTGATTCCCACCTTCATTCTCCCATGTATTTTTTGCTCACTAACCTCTCTCTCATTGATATGTCTCTAGCTTCCTTTGCTACTCCCAAGATGATTACTGACTATCTCACTGGACATAAAACTATCTCCTTTGATGGCTGCATCTCCCAGATTTTTTTCTTGCATCTCTTTACTGGCACTGAGATTATTCTGCTCATGGCCATGTCCTTTGATAGATATATTGCCATATGCAAACCCCTCCGATATGCAACTATTATAAATCCCCGGGTGTGTCTTATGCTTGTAGTGACTTCCTGGGTTGTGGGTGTCATGCATTCAATGAGCCAAGTGATATTTGCTCTTCACTTGCGTTTCTGTGGCCCCAATGAGGTAGACAGTTTTTTCTGTGACCTTCCTGTGGTGTTCCAACTAGCCTGTGTAGATACTTATGTACTAGGACTCTTCATGATCTCCACAAGTGGAATCATTGCTCTATCCTGCTTTATTCTCTTATTCAATTCCTATGTAATTGTTCTAGTAACTATCAAACACCATTCCTCTGGGGGATCCTCCAAAGCACTTTCCACCTGTACAGCCCATTTCATTGTTGTCTTCATGTTCTTTGGGCCTTGCATCTTCATCTACATGTGGCCATTGAGCAGCTTCTTGGTGGACAAAGTACTCTCTGTGTTTTATACTATCTTCACTCCCATCCTGAATCCAATAATCTATACATTGAGGAATCAGGAGGTGAAGACAgccatgagaaaactgaaaaatagataCCTGAATTCTGACAAGATATCACAGTCACCTCATTACTCCTAA